caaggggggtgtgtgtggcgctatttataagggccgctgtgtggcaccatctacaaggggggactgtgtggatctatctacaacagggggctgtgtgtggcactgtctacaagagagggcatgtgtgtggcactatctacaaggggagggtgtgtggcgctatttacaaggggggatgtttatggcactatctacaagaggggggctgtgtgtggcgctatctacaatggggggctgtatggatctatctacagggggctgtggcttttatatacaagagaggggctgtgtgtggcgctatcaacagggggctgtgtgtggcctctaatttattttcctttaattaattttttatgttaattctcttatataactatattgcttgtaaaatgtagaaatggttttatgctcattaaaaaaaattgtgaaaaaaaatgacacctcactgattggtagagaaagcaaacatggcgagggggaaggaaatgtcggaAAATATGTtttggggggcgccaatctgaatctttgccccgggtgcagaagaacctagctacgcctctgtagatACGTATAACCCTTTCACATTCTGTGGTCTAGTCAGGGGGCTCCTCATCTGATATTTTCTAGTGACGACACTCATGTCAGTGAGGCCGCATATGAAAAATCATGGGGTGGCAGAGAGATGTAGGTCTGTAGCCTACCCAGGTCCTATGGTTGCACCAGGCCCTAAGCCCCTTTTGCCATGAGTAGGCTGCGCGGGATGTCAGGCCTTTTACTCCTTCGGCACTGGTCCCATATAACCTACTGGTAACGGCTGTTTGAGGCAGCAACCTGAGTAAGGAGAGCCAGGATCAAAAGCCTTAGAGGAGCAGGGACCACAGAGTGCACTGGGGGCCAACTGAACTTCTCAGAAATCGGGCCTCTGTGCTGTCCTAGTTTCTTGTGGGTGTCATAGAGGAGGAGGCCCCAGTGGAGTGGTCACCCTGTTGCAGATAGCTGTCCAGGGTGTTTGTGGCATGGAGAGGTCCTGATCATGTGAAGGGGGGGTTGTAGGAGGTTTCTGCTGAAGAGCTGCATAATGATGCAGGTATCAGCTAATGTAGCTACGGTGCCACAGAGCCCGGCTCTTACTCATCCAGCTCCATTAACTGCCAGGCACGTCCCTACCCtttaaaatttcaatttttccatcTCTGACTGCAcgttgtttctttttttgttaaaGGCTCTCTATCAACACCAACAATACATTACAATTCTCTTGGCGGCGGTAATGCAATGCATATCACCTGTTTCTCCAAATCTGGACCACTGCCCATCCGTTATCAGCTGACCATAAGTGACCATATACTACAGGAGAAGAATGTTACTAAATCAGAGCCTGCAAACTTCACTATTGAAATGACCCCTGGAACACAAGGCAATCTCAACTGCAAAGCAATAAGCCAAACTGGTGAAAAGAAGTCTAGCAAAATTGTGAAGCTAAATATTCCGGGTAAGATTCCATCTACTAATTTCACCCTAGAGTTATGGGCACATAATACAGTTAATTATTGATTGACTATTTCTAATTTCACTCCTTTGGACACATTCTGCATCTGCTGTATGCAATATATTGATCAGATATCATATTATACCTTTGGATATATGTGAACAGACTGTAGTGTGTTTAGTAGGGACTATCGGTCTTATTTTATAGATGTCTCATGCTACCAGTGTACACACCACAATGCACGATATCTGTGACGGCTTACAATTCAGGGACCCGTTGCCAACAAAGACAAGATAGACGGTTTATTGTATAGCTACTTGGTACTGCTCCCTCCTGAGTAGTTTTTATGTCACTGAGCGTTTATTACAATTACGTTGACATGCGGTGAAGTACAGGAAATTTACCAAATTAGCCAAACCCTCAACCGAATAGCACTGACCTACTTTTTGATGCTACACCAATCTGCAATGTCCAAGGGATGTCCCCCAGTTTTCATGTGCTGGATACTGATAACTGTCTGACAGCCGTTATGTGCAGGTTGATACATTTGAAGGAGGTGAATAACGTTGGGTTTCATATTGGTGTCACCACTTGATACACTACAAAGTGTTTAACAGTTTGAATGTTTATtgcttattgtgtttttttttctttttaacccaGTTGATATTCCAGTAGAAGAGGCTAAGACAGATAAAAAAGATGATAAAGATACTGGACCTGAGCATCTCATCCCTCTACAACATATCCTGACATCAGTGACCCCAGAAGTTCTACAATGGAACACCATGGTGCTAAACATCTGTGGTCCCGTTATCCTTTCACTCTTGGTCATTGTCCTCATTATTACATATTTACGTGAGTCCTGATTTTACTCTGTAGACTTTAACATATCGAGGCTTATAAACCATATAGACACTACTGTGGAACGCTAGTATACTGCCTATGAGCTACTACATGCATATAATTGTTTTGCACTACTatgtaggcagtattatagagtGGTATAGAGTCCAGTCTTCCACGTCAAGCAAAAATTACCAAACCGAAGCTTTTTCTTATTCTGGATTTATTATGAGAAGACCCAGGTCATTGGATAAGACCATTATTAATAATGGATGTATGTGTTGAAGGGAAAATAGTAAGGAGATAGGAAGATGTTCAACAACAATGGATGGAGGCGTCATGGAAATAAGGCATATGCCATAAAGAGGCCTGAAGACCCAAACAAGGCAGAACATCCTAAAATTACCAGGACTTAAAAGGACCTGACGagatataataatagtagtagtaatgacaaAAATACCATTGTCTTTAGGGATACCAACAACACATGACTTAGGAAACCCGAGTCTGTGATCATTTAGGTTTTACAACCACCTAGTCGAAGCAGGTCACATTCTTTAATCTTGTTGAAATGTTTTAAACATGTGacattttcttttttgtcttCAATCAGGAAGCCAAAAGGAAGAACATATGGAAGCCTGAATCTATATGAATGGGCAGCAGGTCAGTGTCTTTTACATCAGCCTATAGGCTCTTTATTACTGTACTTCATGAATGTAATATCCAAAACCTTTCTAGAGAACGAGATCTCGAGACCAGGGCTGATCTTTcaggtgtgtgacctgtgtgGCTGAGCCCTGCCCCAGAGAAGGAGCCCCTCTATGTTCGCACATACAGTAACTAATAGTTCTTGGTAGTTTGGAGCTCCTTCTTCCACTTAATCAGTTCTGTAAATTGAGTCCACTAAATCTTGAACATTCCCTGTTTTTCTATCAGGACCTGTTGAAAGCCTCAAACTTACTATACATTCGGGACTGAACAAACACCCACCTGAAGAACTTTCATCTCCACAAGGACAATGATTGCAGAGCCCAGACAACGGAATAATACACCAGACAATCAGATTTGGGTCGGCCAGATCCAGACTCATCAGACAAAACTTTTTGTATAGGCATTTCTTGAACTCCAAATTACCTAACTGCCAACTACCATCATTGATGTGGGTTGAATTAAACTTCTGACCATTAAGGACAACTTCTGCCTATGGTAACAACAATTCTCCaccataaggctggattcccaAAGGAcggaaatgctgtggatttttcatgtggaaaatctgcagcgtattacagaaccagtcatgtggatgagatataaacaaatctcatccacatgctgcggcaCATTTTCTGGTAGGAAATCGGAGCATGCCACGAATTTGAAAATGCGCAGCATGCTTATTATGTTCTGGacattcactgtggatttcacccttgtCAATGTAGAAGGGGTCAAATCCGCAAAAAATGTTGCACGTAACGTGAATGGATTTAGTCGAAAAATCTGCAGAATTTTCGTACCATGCACCATCTTATATAATCCCTCATATAATCATGAATATAACAGAAAGAGAGGTGCAACGCTCAAAAGGATGTTCCTACTGGTTTTTCCCACATATAGTGACTGCACCTAGATGCCAACTATCCTTCAGTAAACTATGGAAAACCAAGACCAACCCTCTTAATGGCCAACACCCGTTATCTCAGACCTTAATATGATAAAATTGACCCCATTCCTGCAGTCCGTGGTCCTGCAGTTATATCTTCCATGAATATAGATTTCCAGTGGGAGACACTTggataggctgaactggatggataTATGTATTTTCTCAGCCTTACAAACTAAGATACTATAATACACCATCGAGGTCTAAGGAAATGGATGGAAACTTTCTTCCGAAGGACTTATTTcacagtttttgttttattttgggattgtttaCAGTTGTTGAGCTAATGGTTTTCATAAGATGTTGTGGTCCCATGTGCTAACTAACATATTTTTCAGATAATAACAAGTTGAGTGTCAAAATCCATGCATCATATTGCATAAATGTTTCATTATTGCTACCAGGACAGCCGCAAGATGAGAATGGAACAGAAAGTCATGATGTAAGAAAAGCCTCCTAGATTAATTGTTTAGGGGGAGAGTCCAGGAGAGCAGAAGTGATTGGCTGTAGGATCTTGTCCCACATGGGAACCACAAGTGTGGCCATTGCTCCTACTGCAAATATATGCAGACAGGTAGAGTGCGGGTAGATACAACACAATATCTCACAGCTCATACCTCGCAGGTCTGATTACATTGTGTATGCTACTTATTTTGTCCCTGTAAATTCTTTTACATTGGGAAAACCATTCCCCTATTctttaaaggttaactaaacgtttgacaaacttgtgatacgtcatagtgacatgtcagaagttttgattggtgggggtgcaagcacggagacccccaccaatcgctaaaatgattctgcagaaacgctcgtgtgagcgctcagccgcttcgtctttgttcggctttttctggaacgccgatgtatcggagtacgggcccaacgattggtgggggtctcagtggttggacccctaccaatcaaaacttatgacatgtcagtatgacatgtcacaagtttgtcaaacgtttagttaccctctaACAGATTTCGCGAACACATGTATTCTCTGGGTACAGGAAAAGGAACGCCAAAATTGATTAGCTACATGAAGGATGTGCATCGGGGCGATCCAAAAATATTGCCGTTTGTGGGATTATAGCGAGTGTCCACCCCAGTAGATGGCAGTGACAGGCATGTTAGACTACTGAGATGCGAAGCCAATTAGATTATTATAACGGAGGCGCTAGGACCTTTGGGTCTGAATGATAGGAACGACCTATCGTCATTTTGTAAATAAGCTCCATCCCTTTGACTTGTTTCTTTATATGTACTCTATCTTTTCAAATAGAATTTGTATGTTTGTCTAAATTGTTACGTTTTGTAATTGTTATTGCTGACGCATGGCTGAGGATTTTAGTGTGAGCACGCTTGATCCCAGAAGGCCTTGAGAAAGCGCCCAGAGGACTTAGAAACGGCCGTAGGCTGACTGCTATATTAATGTCTTTTGTTTTAAACCTGGTTTTTAACCTGCAAATAAAGAGCTGGAAATAAAGTGCTGCGATTGATCTTCAAGGGTGAGTGCCGTGCGTTATTGCCGTGGATTAGTTCCAACCAAAACATTTCCTGCGCTTTGATAATAAAAGTATGTACATTTggcattgctgtaatcgtatcgacacgcagaataaagttaatatgttatttatagcgcacggtgaaccccgtaaaaaaattaataaatcaagaacaataccagaattgctgttttttggtcacctcgtctaCCACAAAGTGATGTAGCCCACTTTTTAATGGTGGCAGGAGCGCCATTAccgaacagcgaccgaggtcgcaAGCGCTGCATGTCCTTATCCACGGACGTAATCCttgtctgaagaaggtcgaatgtatagacctAAACGTTAaatctatttttggattactacttttcactatatatgtgaaataaaatatcacttattgcataataccttggagtgttgAGTTCCCATTTTTATTACACATGTATAACTCTGACAAACCTCAATCAAACACTTCAATCACAAGATCTAAAACAATAATGCCCTTAACCCCAGCTACAGCACACCGTAAAACCAGAAAAGtaatgctctgttcacactgaatcCGCAGTATATGCTGAACGTATAGTTCAGACATATGCCACTGTttaccatacagtggcatatgtctacCATTGACTAACATTGTATAACAATAAAGTTGTAAAAAGGTATGCCTAGGCATACCGGCTAGATGTATGCCACAAGGACACTATTTTGGCATACACTATTACGGACAaatgctgcagcttcctggtaagtcatatctcatcccagtgctggattctcagctacactgctcattagtgctgtataatctccttaaTGCTGATGCAGCATTCTGTATTTCTCTcatagatatatactgtatataaatgtatgtagtatatagaaGAAATGATAGCAGTTAGACTCCGCCCACAAGATCAGAGACTACTGAGAATTAGATATAGAGCCTACAGAGggaaaaattgctaaaaaaaaatccagacTACAAATCATATaatgccagaaatagtgttattcctcatgtacacacatatgaccgcttattctgaaaagtcacctgaaaagttaggcacCCTTTAAATCTCACTCTTTGTATAGTACACAGAATCTGCATTAGACTTTCTAACATGCACCGCTTTCCATTCTCAATTCTTTTATTACATAATATCAGGCACAAACTAACTTACACAGCCCTGCACAGGCCCCTACCTGACGAGGCCCCTGCACCAAATAGGAACATCGCTAATCTGTGTTAGGTCACTACTTACTGGAACTGCTCCGGTGGCTGCGCTTTCTCCTGACTTGTTGGATTCATGAGAAGAAATTGTGAGCTCTGAAGATGGGGCAGTGATATACTGTGTAAGACGAGGATCTTTAATTAGCCCCAGATGAAATCTAAATTGCTAAATGGCGGGTGACTCACTATTAGCCTCACGATGGTTGTGTGTGGAAGTGACTCTGGTGATTTCAATATCccaagatattttttttaaataaaattacattACCAACATTTAGCATTATCTTCCCTCATTGTTTAATGTTCCCTTCCCCCTCCTTATACGTATAACTAAATATAAGGATGTGAAATGGTGGGGGGTAATGGCCCACTGGGTTTTGAGGCCCAGTCTCCGGAGTGACCAATGCGCCACCAAACCCTGCCACCGAAGAGTTGCAGCCCCTTCACTGCAGCACCAACACACTTTTCCATGCCGCTGTATGGGATACTGAAGCGCAGTCCCAATCACTTGAGTGAATCTACTGCTCCCTGATGCTGCTGATCATTGGaggtcccagggttgggacaccCACAGAATACACATTGAAGGAGAGGCCATTAATGTAAAAttccagaaaactcctttaatccaCAATACCCTCAGGCACTGCCCTACTAATTGACTATTTTGCACTTGATTTCAGGTGGTCTTAGCATCGGTCCTCGGCCAAAACATCGATAAGGCCATAATGATAGTCACCAAAAGTGATAATGTAGAAAACCTACTGCATGAAATCTCTCTCTTAAAATAAGTTTCTCTTTTACTAATATTGTGCTTATATATTTTCTTATACAGGACTGTGCCTATTTCATCATGGGGTATCTGTCCGGCGGCAGCCTGGGGCCACTCATTAAAATGTGCGGCAGCCTGAACATCGACAATATGCAGTGTGTTATCATGGAATAGACGGCAAAATATAGGAAAGAAAATGGCCTACAGGTTCGGAGGTGAAGAGGTTAGTGATAATATGCCTGTAATGCACCTGGTAGACTACAGTGATTGAGAGGTTAATACCGATTATCTGTAATTGTTTCGGGCGCTGAAAGGGATAATATTTATAATTAGAAACAGTGGTCTAGAGTATGACATAATCTCTAATATACCTGGAGGTCTGATGTGGTTCAGTAATGAACAcctaatattatataataaaataGTCGTTCATGTAGAGtttaggaaggggttaatggtggtggTCTTAGCCAGAAGAATGAACCTAGGCCTTAGAACTTAGGCCATATCTATTTATACCTGTTGATATAAAACTCTCATAGTGTCCCTATAACAGATAGTGCCCCAAAAATAATAAGGCCAAAAACATAGCCCTCCCTGAAATAGCACCATACTGATAGTGTCCCAAAATAAAAGTACCACAGCAATAGTGCCCCCCAACTAATGTGCCAGTCAAGAGTTCATTACAAGTAGGAGAGCCAGTACAATAGCAGTGCCTGTCAAACAGTGCAGCCAAAAATAGTCGCAGTCACACAGTTCCCCACAAAGATGGTACCGTACTCCTAGCGCCCCAGAAAGATAATGATTTAATTACTAATCTGGATGGTGAACTGCAACCGGTTGTAGGAGAACGCAATTATGTCCATTTATCGTGATGGCCTTAGGTTACGTGATGCCCCAGGCAGGATTATTTTTGTCAATGAGTCAAGGCACACAATTTAGTTAACATTGGCACAGTATTTTCGCATTAagtatcatttaaacattatgtcCCCatactaattattataggagaacccCGGGCAGAaagtatttttttctcttttctccaaAAAATAGCAGAGACTCATCATACACCATAATCTACACTGACGAGTGCCCATAACATGCCAGTCATTATACACCACAATTTACACTGAGGAGTACTAATACTATGCCAGTCATTATACCCCATAATCTACCCTGGGAAGTGCCCATAACGTGCCAGAGACTCATTATACACCACAATGTACACCAGGGAGTGCCCATAAATGCCAACGTCAATGTAAACCCCCAGTATGGAATCTTCACCATTGGGAAAAGGTTAAATTTTTCTTGGGAAATCTGAAACCTTGTTGACTTGAGCCCCCAAAATTACACCCAAAAAGTGTTACAATGTACTTCTAGAGGGATGGTCCTCTCAAAGAAGAAGGACAATATACATAGGATATAAGTAAGAAACTAGCACTGGAAAATCTGATCTAGATCAGGGGTCGTCTTCTTAAAGAGATTTCACTGTAATAATTCATCAAAAGAAAAATGT
The genomic region above belongs to Rhinoderma darwinii isolate aRhiDar2 chromosome 13, aRhiDar2.hap1, whole genome shotgun sequence and contains:
- the LOC142666146 gene encoding uncharacterized protein LOC142666146 is translated as MRVHFLLLTAYAITTTDATSTSSTLNNTEQFNSHVSDAGSLSTPTIHYNSLGGGNAMHITCFSKSGPLPIRYQLTISDHILQEKNVTKSEPANFTIEMTPGTQGNLNCKAISQTGEKKSSKIVKLNIPVDIPVEEAKTDKKDDKDTGPEHLIPLQHILTSVTPEVLQWNTMVLNICGPVILSLLVIVLIITYLRSQKEEHMEA